The following proteins are co-located in the Nitrospira sp. genome:
- a CDS encoding sodium:calcium antiporter, with product MTILLYVGMFVASVVITLAGCHLFTNGIEWLGKRMNISEGAVGSVFAAVGTTLPETSIPIIAIFFGAGREQMEVGLGAILGAPFMLSTLVLPILALLLLLYAKLGKRTATFKLNYGEVRVDISFFLISYVLALTCAAIPSRVLHIAVAVVLLAMYVYYMKLKFSAEDEESEGGGDLEPLLFARRSTKPSYFVIGLQGIVGLLGLVGGAHLFVTAANSISAEMQVSPLILALLIAPLATELPEMSNSFLWLYRKKDRLAVGNVTGAMVFQGSIPVSVGLLGTEWTLGTTALATMVLAVIAMGMSLLQAVWSGHWRPWLLSGSALLYLGYTLFLYTHGS from the coding sequence GTGACCATTCTCTTGTATGTCGGCATGTTTGTGGCTTCGGTGGTCATCACCTTGGCCGGGTGCCATCTGTTCACGAATGGCATCGAATGGCTCGGCAAGCGCATGAACATTTCTGAAGGTGCCGTCGGAAGTGTGTTCGCTGCCGTCGGCACGACGCTGCCCGAAACGTCCATTCCGATCATCGCGATTTTTTTCGGGGCTGGCCGGGAGCAGATGGAGGTAGGGCTTGGCGCCATTCTCGGGGCTCCCTTTATGCTCAGCACATTGGTATTGCCTATCCTCGCGCTGTTGCTGCTGCTGTATGCCAAGCTCGGGAAACGGACGGCGACCTTCAAGCTCAACTACGGCGAGGTCCGGGTCGATATCAGTTTCTTCCTCATCAGCTATGTATTAGCGTTGACCTGTGCGGCGATTCCTTCGCGTGTCCTCCACATTGCGGTGGCGGTGGTGCTCCTGGCGATGTACGTCTACTACATGAAGCTGAAATTTTCTGCGGAAGATGAGGAGTCGGAAGGGGGTGGAGACCTGGAACCCCTGCTGTTCGCCCGCCGCTCCACCAAACCGTCCTATTTTGTGATCGGGCTGCAGGGCATCGTGGGCTTGCTCGGTCTGGTCGGGGGTGCGCATCTCTTCGTCACGGCGGCCAATTCGATTTCAGCTGAAATGCAGGTTTCACCGCTGATCCTAGCGCTCCTGATCGCTCCCCTGGCCACGGAATTGCCCGAGATGTCCAATAGCTTTTTGTGGTTGTACCGGAAGAAGGATCGGTTGGCCGTCGGTAATGTGACCGGTGCGATGGTCTTTCAGGGCTCGATCCCGGTCTCCGTCGGATTGCTCGGGACAGAGTGGACCCTGGGGACCACGGCGTTGGCGACAATGGTTCTGGCCGTCATTGCCATGGGCATGAGTCTGTTGCAGGCAGTCTGGTCTGGGCATTGGCGGCCCTGGTTGCTCAGCGGCAGCGCGCTGCTGTACCTTGGATACACCTTATTTTTGTACACCCATGGCTCGTAA